A section of the Rhizobium sp. BG4 genome encodes:
- a CDS encoding MFS transporter, which translates to MVSDRKSSEADAAARNPIAFHAVTLATFFGASAAPTPLYRIYQESFSVSPVMITVVFAVYAFALLTALLIAGSISDHLGRKPVIFTALMLEIAAMALFTVASGPGWLIAARIVQGLATGIAGASIGAALVDVDRARGQLVNSLAPLSGMAVGAIGTSALIQYGPFPLHLVYALLLIGFAIQAVAIWLTPETGGKRPGMLASLKPRIAVPPQVKRTLALVTPINIANWTLGGFYLSLVPSLVVSTTGSHAPLTGGAVVTALMISGAIAVYLRRAQAPRTNLRFGVSATTAGILTVVAGVHLANVPVLLAGTLLTGIGFGVNFMGSVGSIMPLAKADERAGLLSAFYIQSYLAFSLPAILAGFLAKSIGYALTTDIYGTAIVLVSLAGLLAVIRAGKPSAAVA; encoded by the coding sequence ATGGTCTCGGATCGCAAATCCAGTGAAGCGGACGCCGCAGCCCGCAATCCGATCGCCTTTCATGCCGTGACGCTCGCCACCTTCTTCGGCGCGTCAGCGGCGCCGACACCGCTCTATCGCATCTATCAGGAGAGCTTCTCCGTCTCGCCTGTGATGATCACCGTCGTCTTCGCCGTCTATGCCTTCGCGCTGCTGACGGCACTGTTGATCGCCGGCTCGATTTCCGATCATCTCGGCCGCAAGCCGGTGATCTTTACGGCGCTGATGCTGGAGATCGCGGCCATGGCGTTGTTCACCGTCGCCAGCGGCCCCGGCTGGCTGATCGCCGCCCGCATCGTCCAGGGCCTTGCCACAGGCATTGCCGGCGCCTCGATCGGCGCGGCGCTCGTCGATGTCGATCGCGCCCGCGGGCAGCTCGTCAATTCGCTGGCGCCGCTTTCGGGCATGGCGGTCGGCGCGATCGGCACCAGCGCGCTGATCCAATACGGCCCCTTCCCGCTGCACCTCGTCTACGCGCTGCTGCTGATCGGCTTCGCGATCCAGGCTGTCGCGATCTGGCTGACGCCGGAGACCGGCGGCAAGCGGCCGGGCATGCTCGCCTCGCTGAAACCGCGGATCGCAGTGCCGCCGCAGGTGAAGCGGACGCTGGCGCTGGTGACGCCGATCAACATCGCCAACTGGACGCTCGGCGGCTTCTATCTGTCGCTCGTACCCTCGCTCGTCGTCTCCACCACGGGCAGCCATGCGCCGCTGACGGGTGGCGCTGTCGTCACCGCGCTGATGATCTCCGGCGCAATCGCCGTCTATCTGCGCCGTGCGCAGGCGCCGAGGACCAATCTTCGCTTCGGTGTTTCGGCAACGACTGCGGGTATTCTGACCGTCGTCGCGGGTGTGCATCTCGCCAATGTTCCGGTGCTGCTCGCCGGCACGCTGCTGACCGGCATCGGCTTCGGCGTCAATTTCATGGGTTCGGTCGGCTCTATCATGCCGCTTGCCAAGGCTGACGAGCGGGCGGGCCTGCTGTCTGCCTTCTACATCCAGAGCTATCTCGCCTTCAGCCTGCCCGCCATTCTGGCCGGTTTCCTGGCGAAATCGATCGGCTATGCGCTGACGACGGATATCTATGGCACGGCGATTGTACTCGTCAGCCTTGCCGGGCTGCTGGCGGTGATAAGGGCGGGAAAGCCAAGCGCGGCGGTTGCATAA